GGGCACGAGGCCGCCGCGGGTGATGCAGACAATGCCGACAAAGGGCCCCGCCCCGGCGAGCCGCCAGGCAAGCGCGCGGGCGTCGCGGTGGAACTGGTCCCAGGAAACGGGGAAGGCCTTGTTCTGGCGGTCGTCGGACATCGTAGCGTGCATCCCGGCGGCAAGGGCGACTTTACCGAGAGCATTAGCTTGAGCGCGCCGGCTTCTCCAGTGCCGCCGGGCAGAATTCCCCGCCTTAGCGGCGGTAGCGCGCCGCTGCCGGTGCGTTACGTATCCTGTCCCCAGCGCTGCACGGTGAGCCGGGTGATGGTGGTAAAGATCAGCGCCTCGACCAGAAGACCGATGAGGATGACGGCGAGCAGCCCGGCAAAGACATTGGCCGTCTCAAGCTGGGCACGGTTGGTGAAGATGAACCAGCCGAGCCCGCCGGCGCGCGCGCTGGCACCGAACACCATCTCGGCGGCGATGAGGGTGCGCCAGGCGAAGGCCCAGCCGAGCCTCAGCCCCGAAAGAATGTGCGGCAGCGCGGCCGGCACCAGCAGCGCGATCACATAGGAGGGGCCGGACAGGCCGATATTGCGGCCGGCCATGCGTAGCGTCGGCGGCACCGCGCGAAAGCCGGTATGGCAGGCCAGCGCCAGCGGCCAGAGCACCGCATGGACGATGACGAAGACGAGGCTGGAGGTTCCCACACCAAACCACAGCAGCGCCACCGGCAGCAGCGCGATGGCCGGCAGCGGGTTGAACATGGAGGTGAGCAGGCCGAGCAGGCTCTCGCCCCAGCGACTGAGCGCCGCCAGCGCGGTGATGAGCGCGGCGATGGCGACGCCGATGCCATAGCCCGACAGCAGCACGATGAGCGAGGCCAGGACACGGTCCGGCAATTCCCCCGTGCGCGTGGTGTCCCACAGCGCCTGCAGCGTCTCGAGGAAGGTCGGCAGCAGCAGCGAATTGCCGAGCCAGCGGGCATAGGCCTCCCAGCCGAGCGCCAGCGCGACAAGGATGATCGCCTTGCGCGCCCCGGCGCCCAGCGCCAGCGGCCGCCGCAATGGCTCCACAACCGGCCCGCGCGACACTGGCGACGCAGAAAGGGACGTGTCAGACATGGGCAATCTCGTCGGTGAGCCGGTGAACAGCGTCGGCATCCTCGCTCGGGGGCGGACGCTGCCCACCGAAAATGCGCGACTGGATGTCGGCCTCGAGCGCGCCGAAGGCGGGGCTGCCGCGCCGGCGGGCGGCATCGGGCACGATGTATTCGGCACTCAGCCGCCCAGGATGCGGCGTCATCACCAGCACCCGCGTGCCGACATGCAGCGCCTCGTCGATGCCATGGGTGACGAAAAGACAGGTCGCGCCGGTTTCCTCGCACAGCGCCAGCAACTCGTCCTGCATCCGCCGGCGCGACAGCGCGTCGAGCGCGGCGAAGGGCTCGTCCATCAGCAGGATGGCCGGCTGCACGGCGAAGGCGCGGGCAATCGCCACGCGCTGCTTCATGCCGCCGGAGAGCGTGTGTGGATAGGCATCGGCGAAGGCGCCAAGGCCGACGCGCTCGGCCCAGTGCAAGGCCCGTTCGCGCGCCTCGGCCTTCGACAGGCCCCGCGCCCGGCGCAGCGCGAAGCTGATATTGCCGCTCACCGTGCGCCACGGCAGAAGCTGGTCGAACTCCTGGAACACCACCATGCGGTCCGGCCCCGGCCCGCGCACCGCCTGACCGTTCAGGCGGATTTCGCCGGCGGCGAGCTTGATGAAGCCACCCACCGCGCGCAGCAGCGTGGACTTGCCACAGCCGGAGGGCCCGAGCAGCGCCAGCCGCTCACCCGTGGCGATGGTGAAGGACACATCCTCCACCGCCGTCACCACGCCGGCCTCGGTCGCGTAGCGCAGGCTCACCCGATCGACATCGAGCGCCGGACGGGTCGGTGCCCGCTGTGCCGAAAGGGATGGCGGGGTCTCGGGCGCGGCGCGGTCCGGCGTGAGCGCCATCAGCTCAGCTCCCACCGCGATCATGCAGGCCCGACTGGAACAGCTCTTTCCAGCCCGGCTTCTGCTTGATCAGGCCGATGCGGTACTCGAACTCGGTGAAGACGTCGACGCGCTCGGGCACGGTGGTGAAGTTGATCTGCGGGTCGCGAATGATGCTCTCGATCAGCGCCGGATCGAGCTTGGAGTTTTCCGCCTTGATGTAGAGCTTGGCGGCCTCGGCGGGGTTGGCCTTGATCCAGGCATTGGCCTCGTCGAGCGCGGCGACGAAGGCGGCGACCGTCTTGGGGTTGTCGGTGGCGAACTTCTTGGTGCCGTAGACCACGTTGAACGTGTGCGGCCCGCCGAGCACGTCATAGCTGTTCAGCACGGCATGGACCTTGTCGCTCGCCAGCTGCTGCTGGACGAAGGGCGGCGAGGTGAAATGGGCGGTGATGCCGCCCGTGCCCGACAGGATGGCCGTGGTCGCGTCGGGATGCGGCAGGCTCACCGTCAGATGGTCGAGCTTGTCATACTGGCCAAAGGCCTTGTCGGCGGCGATCTGCAGCACGATCGGCTGGAAGCCGACCTTCACCGAGGGCAGCGCGATGCGGTCAGTGTCGGTGAAGTCCTTGATAGTCTTCACATTCGGATTGTTCGTGGTGAGCACGTTCGGCATCGAGCCGAGCGAGGAGATCAGCACGATATCGACTTTGCCGCGCGTCTTGTCCCAGGTGAGAATGGCCGGGGCGACGCCCGCCGTGGCGAAATCCAGCCCGCCGGAGATCAGCGCGTCATTCATCGCGGCGGCGCCGGAGAGGCGCAGCCACTCGACCTTGAGATCCGGCACGCCGGCGGCGGCGGCCTTGGTCTCGATGAGCTGCTGCTCCTTGGCGACGATCAGCGGCAGGAAGGCGATGCCGAACTGCTGGGCGATGCGAAGCTGGTTGGTCTCGGCCTGCGCCGGCGTGCCGCCCAGCGTGCCGGTGAGCACGATCGACGTGGTGAGCGCCGCCAGTGCGGCAGCGCGGGCAAAAGCGCGGAAGCGCATGAATGTCTCCATCTCAACGAGGTGGAGACGAATGTCGTGGTTTCGTCTACCAAGTCAATAGACTTTACCTACTACGCTGACAGGCCCGCCCGCACCCGCGCCACCATCGTCTCGACCGCAGCCACGGCGGCGGCGAGCTGGTCGGGGTCGCGCGAGCGCACGACGAGGTTGGTGTTGGGCCGGCCGTCTTCCGCCATGAACGGGTAGCTGCCGATGGTCACGCCCGGATGGGCCAGCGCCACCTCCTTCAGCGGCCCGCCAATATCGCCTTCCTTGGCATGAGCCGGCACCGTCTGGGAGAGCATGCGCACGCCGGTGGTGAGCTTCGGTGCCACCTCGTCCAGCATCGCCTGCATGATGGTGGGCACGCCGGCCATGACGATGACATTGCCGATCCAGAAGCCCGGCGCCTTGGAGACCGGGTTCGGCACCAGCGCGGCGCCGGCCGGGATACGCGCCATGCGCAGCCGCGCCTCATTGAGATCGGCCTCGGGAATGCGCTCCAGCAGCATGGCCCGCGCGCGCGGATCGACATCGATGGTGACGCCAAACGCCTTCGCCACCGCGTCGGCGGTGATGTCGTCATGCGTCGGCCCGATGCCGCCGGTGGTGAACACATAGGTGTAGCGGGCGCGCAGGGCGTTCAGCGCGGCGACGATCTCGCCCTCGATGTCGGGCACGACGCGCACCTCGGAAAGGTCGATGCCGAGGGCGGTGAGGTACTCGGCGATATAGCCGATGTTGCGGTCCTTGGTCCGCCCCGAGAGGATCTCGTCGCCGATGACCAGGAGCCCCGCCGTCACCGCCTCTGCCTGCTCGACCATCCGATTCTACTCCTGCTTTCCGTAAAGGCGCCTAGAAACGCCGCAAATGATCGCAGCACCCGCCATATAGAGCGGCACGACGCCCGCAAAATAGGCATTTGACGCGCCCCATGGCGATATTCGCCGTCCGGGTTGTTCCGCCTCTTCCGCTGGCACGACGTTTGTAGCTAACTTCCACGAGTTGGGGAGTGAATTTGCACCTATGAGCGTCGCATTCGACGAGATGACCAATGCGGACGGCTCGATCCGCGCCGCCTACACCACCCTCGCACGCTGGCTGAAGGATGTGCCGCCAGACGTGCTCGACTACCGACGCAAGGAGGCCGAGTTCATCTTCCGACGCATCGGCATCACCTTCGCGGTGTATGGCGACAGCGACGCGCAGGAACGGCTGATCCCCTTCGACATCATCCCCCGCATCCTCACCAATGGGGAATGGGGGCGGCTTTCCAAGGGCCTGGAGCAGCGCACCAAGGCGCTCAACCTCTACATCAAGGATGTCTACTCCAAGCGCGACATCCTGCGCGCCGGCGTGGTGCCCGAGGATCTGGTCTACCAGAACCCGGTGTTCCGCCCGGAGATGAACGGCCAGAAGGTGCCGCACGACCTTTACGTCCACATTGCCGGCATCGACGTGGTGCGGGTGGACGCTGACACCTTCTACG
Above is a window of Ancylobacter sp. WKF20 DNA encoding:
- a CDS encoding ABC transporter permease; amino-acid sequence: MSDTSLSASPVSRGPVVEPLRRPLALGAGARKAIILVALALGWEAYARWLGNSLLLPTFLETLQALWDTTRTGELPDRVLASLIVLLSGYGIGVAIAALITALAALSRWGESLLGLLTSMFNPLPAIALLPVALLWFGVGTSSLVFVIVHAVLWPLALACHTGFRAVPPTLRMAGRNIGLSGPSYVIALLVPAALPHILSGLRLGWAFAWRTLIAAEMVFGASARAGGLGWFIFTNRAQLETANVFAGLLAVILIGLLVEALIFTTITRLTVQRWGQDT
- a CDS encoding ABC transporter ATP-binding protein — its product is MALTPDRAAPETPPSLSAQRAPTRPALDVDRVSLRYATEAGVVTAVEDVSFTIATGERLALLGPSGCGKSTLLRAVGGFIKLAAGEIRLNGQAVRGPGPDRMVVFQEFDQLLPWRTVSGNISFALRRARGLSKAEARERALHWAERVGLGAFADAYPHTLSGGMKQRVAIARAFAVQPAILLMDEPFAALDALSRRRMQDELLALCEETGATCLFVTHGIDEALHVGTRVLVMTPHPGRLSAEYIVPDAARRRGSPAFGALEADIQSRIFGGQRPPPSEDADAVHRLTDEIAHV
- a CDS encoding ABC transporter substrate-binding protein, with amino-acid sequence MRFRAFARAAALAALTTSIVLTGTLGGTPAQAETNQLRIAQQFGIAFLPLIVAKEQQLIETKAAAAGVPDLKVEWLRLSGAAAMNDALISGGLDFATAGVAPAILTWDKTRGKVDIVLISSLGSMPNVLTTNNPNVKTIKDFTDTDRIALPSVKVGFQPIVLQIAADKAFGQYDKLDHLTVSLPHPDATTAILSGTGGITAHFTSPPFVQQQLASDKVHAVLNSYDVLGGPHTFNVVYGTKKFATDNPKTVAAFVAALDEANAWIKANPAEAAKLYIKAENSKLDPALIESIIRDPQINFTTVPERVDVFTEFEYRIGLIKQKPGWKELFQSGLHDRGGS
- a CDS encoding molybdopterin-binding protein, translating into MVEQAEAVTAGLLVIGDEILSGRTKDRNIGYIAEYLTALGIDLSEVRVVPDIEGEIVAALNALRARYTYVFTTGGIGPTHDDITADAVAKAFGVTIDVDPRARAMLLERIPEADLNEARLRMARIPAGAALVPNPVSKAPGFWIGNVIVMAGVPTIMQAMLDEVAPKLTTGVRMLSQTVPAHAKEGDIGGPLKEVALAHPGVTIGSYPFMAEDGRPNTNLVVRSRDPDQLAAAVAAVETMVARVRAGLSA